In the Chromobacterium sp. ATCC 53434 genome, CGCTGTCGGCGCGGATCGCGCGATAGTCGTCCAGCGTCCAGACCTCGCCATTGGCCGTCACCGGTATCGCCACCGCCTCGCGGATGCGGGCGATCCAGTCCCAGTGGGCCGGCGGCCTATACCCCTCCACCTTGGTGCGCCCGTGCACCGTCAGTTCGGCGGCGCCGGCGCTGGCGATGGCCTGCGCGCACTCCAGCGCCCGGCTCTTGTCCTCGTAGCCCAAGCGCATCTTGGCGGTGACCGGCGTGGCCGCCGGCACCGCGCGCCGCACCGCGCCGACGATCTCGTGCAGCAGCTCCGGCTCGTTCAGCAACACCGCGCCGCCGCGATGGCGGTTGACAGTCGGCGCCGGACAGCCGAAATTCAGATCAACGCCGGGCGCGCCGAGACTGGCCGCCTTGGCGCCGTTTTCGGCCAGGCAGGCCGCGTCCGACCCCAGCAGCTGCACCCGGACCGGCACGCCGGCGCGGGTTTTGCCGGCGTTCGCCAGCTCAGGCGCCAGCCGCATGAAGGTGCGCGTGGGCAGCAGCACCGAGGTGACGCGCACGAACTCGGTGACGCACAGATCGATGCCGCCGATGCGGCTCAACACGTCCCGCATCACATCGTCAACCAGCCCTTCCATCGGGGCAAGCACCAGCTTCATTGTCTAACCTGCTGAAAAAGGGCGTTATTGTAACGCAGCGCGGATCAAATACATGAGGAGATTGTCGATGAGCGCCAACCTCACCATCGCCACGCCGGAATCGGTCGGCAGCTGGCTGCCGCTGTTCACCGCCTACCTCGCCTTCTACCAGGTGAGCCAGCCCCCCGAGGCCTGCCTGGAATATCTGGGCGAGCGGCTGCGCCGGCGCCAGGCCGTGGCCTTCCTGGCTAGCATCGGCAATCGCCCGCAAGGCTTCGCTCTGATGTACACCGGCTTCTCCTCGCTGGCGTTGCAGCCCTGCTGGGTGCTGCACGACCTGTTCGTGGCGCCGGAGGCTCGCAGCCAGGGCATAGGCGCCCAGCTGATAGAACGCTGCCAGCAGTATGCGCGCGATCTCGGCGGCGGGCAGATCATGCTGCAAACCGCCCACGACAATCAGCGCGCGCAACAATTGTACGAGCGGCTGGGCTTCGTGCAGGACAAGGCTTTCCACGTTTACTACTGGAGCAGCGGCGCTTCTTGACGCTGCCGGCCGGCTGCGGCATTCTCGGCGCCCGTTCCCATCCGCACAGGAAGCCTGAATGCCGTCTCCCGGAATCTACCAGCATTTCCGCAACCGCCAGCGCTATCAGGTGCTGGGCATCGCCAAGCATTCGGAAACCCATGAACCGATGGTGATGTATCGCGCGCTGTACGGCGACTACGGCCTGTGGGTCCGGCCGGCGGCGATGTTCGACGAGATGGTGGAACACGAGGGGGCGCAGGTACCGCGCTTCACGCTGATCCAGCCGCTATAGACCACAGACCGATGCGCCTTTACCGCACCGACGCCTTCCCGCTGCCGCTGCCGACCGGACACCGCTTTCCGGCCGAGAAATACCGGCTGCTGGCGGAACGGGTGGCCGCCTGGGCCGCGCCGTGGATGGAAGTCGCCCCGGCGGCCACGCCGTACGAACTGACGCGCGCCCACGATCCGGCCTATGTCGCCGCGGTGGAGGACGGCTCGCTGGACGCGCGCTCGCAGCGCGAGATCGGCCTGCCGTGGTCGCTAGAGCTGGCCGAGCGCAGCCGCCGCTCGGTCGGCGCCACCATCGCCGCCAGCCGCTCTGCGCTGCAGCACGGTTGCGGCGTCAATCTGGCCGGCGGCACCCATCACGCCGGCCGCGACGGCGGCGCCGGCTTTTGCGTGTTCAACGACATCGCCGTCGCCGCCTTGCTGATGCTGGACGAGGCACGCGCCCGCCGCATCCTGGTGGTGGACCTGGACGTGCATCAGGGCGACGGCACCGCGGCCATCGCCGCCGGCGAGCCGCGCATCTTCACCTTCTCGATGCACGGCGAGCGCAATTTTCCGTTTCGGCGCGTCGCCGGCTCGCTGGACATCGATCTGCCCGACGGCACCGGCGACGCGGTCTATCTGGACGCCTTGCGGGACGCGCTGCCGCGAGCTTTCGCCGCCGCGCGGCCCGACCTGGTGTTCTACCTGGCCGGCGCCGACCCCTACCGCGGCGACCGGCTGGGCCGGCTGGCGCTGTCGTTCGCAGGACTGGCGGCACGGGACCGCTTGGTGATGGAGGCCTGCCGGCGCCACGACGCCGCGCTGGTGCTGACGATGGCCGGCGGCTACGCCGATCCCATCGCCGACACCGTGACAATCCAGGCCGAA is a window encoding:
- a CDS encoding tRNA-dihydrouridine synthase → MKLVLAPMEGLVDDVMRDVLSRIGGIDLCVTEFVRVTSVLLPTRTFMRLAPELANAGKTRAGVPVRVQLLGSDAACLAENGAKAASLGAPGVDLNFGCPAPTVNRHRGGAVLLNEPELLHEIVGAVRRAVPAATPVTAKMRLGYEDKSRALECAQAIASAGAAELTVHGRTKVEGYRPPAHWDWIARIREAVAIPVTANGEVWTLDDYRAIRADSGCDTVMIGRGLVACPDLARRIAGGGPAEPMSWNDMLPWVLDFFGQCRDKSGENRYPVARLKQWLGLLKRTWPEAGHLFDEIRREQGPEIIEDILMAKLGK
- a CDS encoding N-acetyltransferase, which translates into the protein MSANLTIATPESVGSWLPLFTAYLAFYQVSQPPEACLEYLGERLRRRQAVAFLASIGNRPQGFALMYTGFSSLALQPCWVLHDLFVAPEARSQGIGAQLIERCQQYARDLGGGQIMLQTAHDNQRAQQLYERLGFVQDKAFHVYYWSSGAS
- a CDS encoding DUF1653 domain-containing protein; translated protein: MPSPGIYQHFRNRQRYQVLGIAKHSETHEPMVMYRALYGDYGLWVRPAAMFDEMVEHEGAQVPRFTLIQPL
- a CDS encoding histone deacetylase — protein: MRLYRTDAFPLPLPTGHRFPAEKYRLLAERVAAWAAPWMEVAPAATPYELTRAHDPAYVAAVEDGSLDARSQREIGLPWSLELAERSRRSVGATIAASRSALQHGCGVNLAGGTHHAGRDGGAGFCVFNDIAVAALLMLDEARARRILVVDLDVHQGDGTAAIAAGEPRIFTFSMHGERNFPFRRVAGSLDIDLPDGTGDAVYLDALRDALPRAFAAARPDLVFYLAGADPYRGDRLGRLALSFAGLAARDRLVMEACRRHDAALVLTMAGGYADPIADTVTIQAETVRLACQLFGDAALGPAAARHG